The nucleotide sequence TTGATTCCGCGTCTTACTTGAGCAGCACGCTCGCGTTTTCGAGCACGGTTTCGCCTGCCTGGCACGCGGGGCAGAAACAAATCTTGTTGCCGGCAGCTTTGAACTCTTCGGCTTTCTTTGCGAGGTTTGCAGCTTCTTCACTGCCGAAGATGCTTTTCGCTTCGTCGGACTGGAAGAAGGCGAGTGAGGCGTCGATGCTGGAGACATCTTCCTTGAGAGCGGCGATGAGCTTTTCGGAGAGCTTCTTTTCCGCGTCCGTGCCGATGGAGGCGAGCCAGTCTTCGCCGAGCTTTCGGAGTCCTTCGTAGCAGCTCGGGGCGCTGACGATCTCTTTGACCTTTTCAATGAGGGTTTGCTTGTCCATGAATAACATCCTTTCTTTATTCGTTGACATTGCCTATTACGACTATAGAAGAAATGGGGCAGAATTGCAAGCGGTTATTGACAAAGCGCGGAAAATTTACGTAGTATAGTAATGGAAGAATGGTGGAAGCGCGGCTGAGATGGAGTCGTCCGGATATGCGAAGATGGGCGCTTGAGCTTATTCGTGCTTCCTTTGGGACGGAAAGGAGATTCAGGCATGAAACATCTTCTTGTCATCGGACAGGGGCCTGCGGGCGTTTCGGCGGCTGTTTACGCGAAGCGCGGCGGGGCGGCGGTCACGGTCGTTGCGAACGGCGTCGGTGCGCTCGAAAAGGCGGAAAGGATTGAAAACTATTACGGCTTCGGCGAGCCGCTGACGGGCAGGGAGCTTGCCGCGCAGGGCGTCGAGGGCGCGAAGCGTCTCGGCGTGGATTTCGTCGAGGGGGAGCTTGTCGGCCTGCGCTTCAAGGACACGATGGACGGCTTCGTCGCTGAGCTGGTGCATCGGACGCTCGAAGCGGATGCAGTCGTGCTCGCCATGGGCGCTTCGCGCCTCGCGCCGCCGCTCTCAGGACTCAAGGAGCTGGAAGGGCACGGCGTGAGCTACTGCGCGATCTGCGACGCCTTCTTCTATCGCGGCAAGGAGGCCGCCGTCCTCGGCGCGGGTGACTATGCGCTTGCAGAAGCTGCGGCGCTCCTGCCGCACGCGGCGAAGGTGCATCTTTTGACGAATGGCGAGGCGGCGCCCGCGCACGTGCCGGCAGGGCTTCTCGTGCATACGGAACGACTCGCCGCGGTCGAGGGCGAGGGCAGAGTCGAGCGCGTCGTCTTTGCGGGTGGCACGGCGCTTCCCGTCAGCGGCGTATTCGTCGCCGTCGGCACGGCGGGCAGTACGGCGATTGCCAAGAAGCTCGGCATTCTTCTCGACGGCGTATATCTGAAAGTGAATGAGAAGATGGAGACGAACGTGCCCGGCGTCTTTGCCGCGGGCGATGCGACGGGCGGACTCCTGCAGGTGGCGAAGGCCGTGCACGAGGGCGCGGTCGCGGGGCTTTCGGCGCTGAAGTTTTTGCGCGGCAAAAAGGCTTGAATGGAAGACGTGCGTCGGACGGCAATTTTCCTTTGAAAAAAATTGGAAAGGGACGCCCCTTCCATGCTATAATGATGGCCAAGGTATGTACGGCAGCTGGGCGCGGGCGTGTCCGGCAGTTTTTCTTCGGGAAATGGTGATAAATTGAGGCCGCATAGAAGTGTGAGCATGAGCGGCCGAATTTATCCGTGCTTCTTTTGTCAGGAGGTTCGAAGGTGTTTGATTTTTTGAAGAGCAGAAAAGATGAGGAAGGGAAATCTTCTCTGCGCGATCGCGTGGATGCGAAGCCCTTGCCGCAGGTTCAAAAGGCAGCCGCGCAGAACAAAGCGCCGGCAGCCAGAGATTTGCAGGGCGCTGATGTCGCCGTCTGCTACCTGCATCGAAGCGAGATCGCGCGGGAAAACCTCGCGCCCATCGCCTCCCTGCCCGACGGCGCGGCGATCGTCCTCGGCTTCGTCTCGCCCGATCTCGACTTGACGGATGTCGGCAGAGCCGTGCAGCAGGCGCTCGGCAAGGAGGTGCGCGTCGTGCTCATGACGGACGCGGGCGAGCTTTGTCGTCCGCAGGGCAGTGCGACGCTCTACCAGGAAGCCGGCGAAGGACGCGCACGCGTGCTTCTGCAGGGATATTCGCGCCGCATGATCGAGGGCGTCTTCACGATGAGCGTTCCGCTCCACTCGCAGGATTTGAAGGCGGATCGCATCGACATGAGCCTTGAGGCGCGTCTCCAGGCGATCAAGGGCGAGCTTGAGCGGCATACGCCGCCGTTTCGCATCAGTCTCTACCATACGTTTGCGCTCGTCTACATTGACGGACTTTCGCGCTCGGAGACGTTCCTCATGCAGGCGCTCTACGAGTCGCGAAAGTTCCCGTGCCCCTATATCGGCGGCTCGTCTGCCCCCGATGCGCACGGGCGCGCCTGCGTCTACGACGGCGAAGCGAGCCTTGAAGATCATGCCGTCATTACGCTCGTGCGTCTCAGGCGCGGCTACCGCTATGGCATCTTCAAGACGCAGGCGGTCGAAAAGACGGATACGTCCTTCATCATCGATAAGGCCTCGACGGCGCTTCGCTCTGTCGAGACGCTGCAGCTTTCGTCGGGCGAGACATTGCCGGCGTTGGAGGCCTTGAAACGCACGCTTGGCGTGCATTCTGCCGCCGATCTTGATGCGGCAATGCAGAAGTACACGTTCGCTTCCGATATCAACGAAGACTTCTTCATTCGCTCGGTCAGTGCGCTCGACCATGCGCGAGGCCGCCTGAATCTCTACTGCGACATCGTGACGGGCGAGCGGCTTCATCTGATGAAGCGCGGCTCTCTCGCCGATACGCTCGCCAAGGGTCTCATCGATTTCCAGCGCGGCAAGCCTGCACCGCTCGGCGGCATTCTGAACGACTGCATCCTGCGCCGCCTCTGCTATGCGTCGGAGACGGGGCGCATCGACGAGTTCCGTGATGTGCCTGTCGCAGGCTTTTCGAGCTTCGGTGAAATCGCGGGGCTGCATGTCAACGAGACGCTGACGGCGCTCTTCTTCTATCATGTGCCTTCGGGCGTGAGTTTCCGCGATGACTACATCGATAACTTCGCGAGCATCTACGCCGACTGCGACGCCTTTTTCTTCCGCCGCATGATCGACCGGCAGGCGCATGTGGGGGCGCTCAAAGATGACCTTGTCGCCATGTTCCGCGACTATCAGCAGAAGATTCCTGCGATCATCGACTCCATCACGCGCATTTCCGATGAGGTTCATGCGATTCAGGCGGCGCTCAAGAACCTTTCGGACGGCTCGGCCGAGCAGAAGCAGCTCTTCGCGCAGATCGTGCGCCAAGGCGAGGAGATCGGGCCGACGCTCGAAAAGCTGGCGCAGGACACGAAGCGCATCGACGAGGTCATCCGCCTGATTGCAGGCATCGCTTCGCAGATCAATTTGCTCGCCTTGAATGCGACCATAGAAGCGGCGCGTGCGGGCGAGGCGGGACGTGGCTTCGCCGTCGTCGCGCAGGAGGTCGGCAAGCTATCGGGCACGACGCAGGAAAACCTCACGGCATCCGACGAGGCGGTGCGAAAGCTGCTGCA is from Selenomonas sputigena ATCC 35185 and encodes:
- a CDS encoding NAD(P)/FAD-dependent oxidoreductase — translated: MKHLLVIGQGPAGVSAAVYAKRGGAAVTVVANGVGALEKAERIENYYGFGEPLTGRELAAQGVEGAKRLGVDFVEGELVGLRFKDTMDGFVAELVHRTLEADAVVLAMGASRLAPPLSGLKELEGHGVSYCAICDAFFYRGKEAAVLGAGDYALAEAAALLPHAAKVHLLTNGEAAPAHVPAGLLVHTERLAAVEGEGRVERVVFAGGTALPVSGVFVAVGTAGSTAIAKKLGILLDGVYLKVNEKMETNVPGVFAAGDATGGLLQVAKAVHEGAVAGLSALKFLRGKKA
- a CDS encoding methyl-accepting chemotaxis protein yields the protein MFDFLKSRKDEEGKSSLRDRVDAKPLPQVQKAAAQNKAPAARDLQGADVAVCYLHRSEIARENLAPIASLPDGAAIVLGFVSPDLDLTDVGRAVQQALGKEVRVVLMTDAGELCRPQGSATLYQEAGEGRARVLLQGYSRRMIEGVFTMSVPLHSQDLKADRIDMSLEARLQAIKGELERHTPPFRISLYHTFALVYIDGLSRSETFLMQALYESRKFPCPYIGGSSAPDAHGRACVYDGEASLEDHAVITLVRLRRGYRYGIFKTQAVEKTDTSFIIDKASTALRSVETLQLSSGETLPALEALKRTLGVHSAADLDAAMQKYTFASDINEDFFIRSVSALDHARGRLNLYCDIVTGERLHLMKRGSLADTLAKGLIDFQRGKPAPLGGILNDCILRRLCYASETGRIDEFRDVPVAGFSSFGEIAGLHVNETLTALFFYHVPSGVSFRDDYIDNFASIYADCDAFFFRRMIDRQAHVGALKDDLVAMFRDYQQKIPAIIDSITRISDEVHAIQAALKNLSDGSAEQKQLFAQIVRQGEEIGPTLEKLAQDTKRIDEVIRLIAGIASQINLLALNATIEAARAGEAGRGFAVVAQEVGKLSGTTQENLTASDEAVRKLLHEVRKIDAIMEANEEMEKKIRAFDAQFNEQMTVLQKTLEGSLVHIAESARSVSELEKVSESANMRMEAINLLIRNIERGA